The Parvibaculaceae bacterium PLY_AMNH_Bact1 genome window below encodes:
- a CDS encoding ABC transporter ATP-binding protein (Derived by automated computational analysis using gene prediction method: Protein Homology.): protein MSTGADSPGVQRQGPLWRLFPLIQAHARTFWGGMALIINGRFLEAGMPLLLAGAVDSLNTDTPTLVWPALGILALMSARYISFSFGRRFVRQVGVEVAFDLRQKLYWHLQLQGPRFFAEYSTGDLMARAINDLQLIRMMIGLGSRLLLVLGASGIIAFGVMLTLSSTLALMLLPLLPFIAFFGWLIARKIFVQSTAVQEGFSELSAQVQENLNGIRTIQTHAQEAREIDRLEKKSSDYAGEFQRLMFFNSALTSTMFVMTGAATIIIVGFGGSLVLAGEISIGTFTAFIFYLAMMLSPVKEAGVMVTLFQRAASASARIHAILDHRPEIRDAEDAAPLDGVGGALTIKHLSYLHPDQEVAEDAWPALNDVSFDVEKGQTVAILGRVGSGKSTLLRLLVRLLDPPPGTVYLDGQDVRMLPLAQVRQEISFVPQDPFLFADRLGQNITYDNPERTVEEVWDAAEAADLGETIGTFPAQLDTAVGERGVTLSGGQKQRTSLARGLIRGAPVLLLDDCFSAVDTETEDKILRQLRKLRAGRTTLLVSHRVSTAQHADRIFMLDQGRIVEAGTHASLMAAGGSYADLAHLQSRRDALKSDLDAQNVSGGGS, encoded by the coding sequence ATGTCGACCGGCGCAGACAGCCCCGGAGTCCAGCGCCAAGGTCCTCTTTGGCGCCTGTTTCCCCTGATCCAAGCGCACGCCCGGACGTTCTGGGGTGGGATGGCGCTGATCATCAATGGGCGTTTTCTGGAAGCCGGCATGCCCCTCTTGCTCGCGGGCGCCGTCGATTCACTCAATACCGATACACCTACACTCGTCTGGCCTGCCCTTGGCATTCTGGCACTCATGAGCGCGCGGTATATTTCTTTCTCCTTTGGCCGCCGTTTTGTTCGACAAGTTGGCGTTGAGGTGGCCTTTGACCTCCGCCAAAAACTCTATTGGCATCTTCAACTTCAAGGACCGCGCTTTTTCGCTGAATATTCGACCGGCGACCTGATGGCGCGCGCTATCAACGACCTTCAGCTCATCCGAATGATGATTGGTCTGGGATCGCGCCTACTGCTGGTGCTGGGTGCCTCTGGCATCATCGCTTTTGGTGTGATGCTGACTTTGTCGTCCACACTTGCGTTGATGCTTCTACCTCTTTTGCCCTTCATTGCCTTTTTTGGCTGGTTGATCGCGCGGAAGATTTTTGTTCAGTCGACCGCGGTTCAGGAAGGCTTCTCAGAACTCTCCGCCCAAGTGCAGGAAAACCTGAACGGCATCCGCACGATCCAGACCCATGCTCAGGAAGCCCGCGAGATTGACCGGCTTGAGAAGAAAAGCAGTGATTACGCAGGCGAGTTTCAGCGCCTCATGTTCTTCAACTCAGCGCTCACCTCCACCATGTTTGTGATGACGGGAGCTGCGACGATTATCATTGTCGGTTTCGGCGGATCTCTCGTCCTGGCTGGCGAGATCAGCATTGGAACATTCACGGCCTTCATATTTTACCTCGCCATGATGCTATCGCCGGTAAAGGAAGCTGGTGTCATGGTCACGCTATTTCAAAGGGCTGCCTCTGCATCTGCGCGCATTCACGCGATCCTAGATCACAGGCCAGAGATCCGAGATGCAGAAGATGCTGCGCCTTTGGACGGAGTTGGCGGAGCGCTTACCATCAAACATCTCTCATATCTGCACCCTGACCAGGAAGTTGCAGAGGATGCCTGGCCCGCTCTCAACGATGTGAGTTTCGATGTGGAGAAAGGCCAAACCGTTGCCATACTGGGGCGTGTTGGCTCTGGAAAGTCCACTTTGCTCCGACTGTTGGTTCGGCTGCTCGACCCGCCTCCCGGTACGGTCTATCTCGACGGACAGGATGTAAGGATGTTGCCCCTTGCGCAGGTGCGCCAGGAAATTTCTTTCGTGCCACAGGACCCATTCCTGTTTGCGGATCGACTGGGGCAAAATATCACGTATGACAATCCAGAGAGAACTGTTGAAGAGGTGTGGGACGCAGCAGAAGCTGCCGATCTGGGCGAGACCATCGGCACTTTTCCCGCGCAGCTCGATACGGCGGTTGGCGAACGAGGTGTCACACTCTCAGGCGGTCAGAAGCAACGCACGAGCCTTGCCCGCGGTCTCATACGCGGCGCACCCGTGCTGCTCCTGGATGATTGTTTTTCCGCCGTGGATACAGAGACCGAAGACAAAATTCTTAGGCAGCTGAGAAAACTGCGTGCGGGCCGCACGACTTTGCTCGTCTCTCACCGTGTCTCGACCGCACAGCATGCAGACAGGATTTTCATGTTGGACCAGGGGCGGATTGTTGAGGCTGGGACACATGCGAGCCTAATGGCTGCGGGTGGTTCTTATGCAGACCTTGCTCACCTACAGAGTAGAAGGGACGCGCTTAAGTCGGACCTCGACGCGCAAAACGTATCGGGAGGCGGCTCATGA
- a CDS encoding 2-phosphosulfolactate phosphatase (Derived by automated computational analysis using gene prediction method: Protein Homology. GO_function: GO:0000287 - magnesium ion binding [Evidence IEA]; GO_function: GO:0050532 - 2-phosphosulfolactate phosphatase activity [Evidence IEA]) has product MASSDLSVSRHKGHGDIDGTHDIAVVIDVIRAFTFAKTAFDNGAERILLAEDVDTAHALAAAHPESLLAGEVDARPIEGFDFGNSPAQIAGLNLTGRTLVHRTTNGTQMAIKALECASHVLVTGLSNAQATAQEIADLAEGGATKLLLVATHPTGDEDVACGDLLLTLLGQEGGISHDEAFDRTQASEAAGKFLDPTQPDFPATDMVHVLAMDPPDYAMRVTLETDVPTVRKTSLKNV; this is encoded by the coding sequence ATGGCCTCCTCTGATCTGAGCGTTTCCCGCCATAAAGGCCATGGCGACATTGATGGCACGCACGACATAGCGGTCGTGATCGACGTCATCCGCGCTTTCACTTTTGCCAAGACCGCCTTCGACAATGGCGCGGAGCGCATCCTGCTGGCTGAGGACGTCGACACCGCACACGCACTTGCCGCAGCTCATCCAGAAAGTCTTCTGGCGGGTGAAGTTGACGCACGCCCCATTGAGGGTTTTGATTTCGGGAATTCACCCGCTCAGATCGCGGGGCTCAACCTCACGGGCCGCACGCTCGTGCACCGCACCACCAATGGGACTCAGATGGCGATCAAGGCGCTGGAATGCGCGTCTCATGTGCTGGTAACAGGCCTCAGCAACGCCCAGGCGACGGCCCAGGAAATCGCTGACCTTGCCGAAGGCGGCGCCACGAAGCTCCTTCTGGTAGCAACACACCCCACGGGAGACGAGGATGTCGCCTGCGGTGACCTGCTCCTGACGCTTCTTGGGCAGGAGGGGGGCATCAGCCATGACGAGGCATTTGACCGGACCCAGGCGTCAGAAGCTGCGGGCAAATTTCTAGATCCAACACAGCCTGATTTTCCCGCAACCGATATGGTGCACGTGCTTGCCATGGACCCTCCGGACTATGCGATGCGGGTGACGCTTGAAACTGATGTCCCAACGGTCAGAAAAACCTCCCTCAAAAACGTCTGA
- a CDS encoding acyl-CoA dehydrogenase (Derived by automated computational analysis using gene prediction method: Protein Homology.), with translation MSQAAASGDTQPVANPKLPPFNWEDALGFDDQLSEEERLVRDSAAAFAEDKLMPGIIEANRHEKFDRSIMNQMGEQGLLGSTIPEKYGCAGLNYVCYGLVAREVERVDSGYRSAMSVQSSLVMHPIYAYGSEEQRMKYLPKLATGEWVGCFGLTEPDHGSDPGSMKTRAKKVDGGYSLSGSKLWITNSPIADLAVVWAKTEDDVIRGFIVERGFKGFETPKIEGKMSLRASITGGIMLDECFVPEENLLPNVRGLAGPFGCLNRARYGIAWGVLGAAEFCWHAARTYTLERNQFGRPLAANQLIQKKLADMQTEITLGLHSCLQLGRNFDANTAAPESISLMKRNNCGKALDIARVARDMHGGNGISDEYHVIRHTMNLETVNTYEGTHDIHALILGRAQTGIQAFF, from the coding sequence ATGTCTCAGGCCGCTGCCTCCGGTGACACGCAGCCCGTCGCCAACCCCAAGCTTCCCCCTTTTAACTGGGAGGACGCTCTGGGCTTTGACGATCAGCTGAGTGAAGAAGAACGGCTGGTGCGCGACAGCGCCGCTGCCTTTGCTGAAGACAAGCTAATGCCCGGCATCATAGAGGCCAACCGGCACGAAAAATTCGACCGTTCAATCATGAATCAGATGGGCGAGCAGGGCCTGCTTGGGTCAACGATTCCGGAAAAATACGGTTGTGCGGGTCTCAACTATGTCTGCTACGGCCTTGTAGCTCGGGAAGTTGAGCGGGTCGATAGCGGGTATCGCTCCGCCATGAGTGTGCAGTCAAGCCTCGTCATGCATCCGATTTATGCCTATGGCAGCGAAGAGCAACGGATGAAATATCTACCCAAACTCGCGACGGGTGAATGGGTCGGTTGCTTTGGTCTCACCGAACCAGACCATGGCTCAGATCCGGGTTCCATGAAGACCCGAGCGAAAAAGGTCGATGGCGGCTATTCTCTTTCCGGCTCCAAGCTCTGGATCACCAATTCGCCTATCGCCGACCTCGCCGTCGTTTGGGCGAAAACAGAAGACGATGTCATTCGCGGGTTCATTGTGGAGCGTGGCTTTAAGGGCTTCGAAACGCCAAAGATCGAAGGAAAAATGTCTCTCCGCGCCTCCATCACTGGCGGCATCATGCTGGACGAGTGCTTCGTGCCGGAAGAGAACCTGCTTCCCAATGTTCGAGGCCTTGCCGGCCCGTTCGGTTGTCTCAATCGCGCCCGCTATGGCATTGCCTGGGGTGTTCTGGGCGCCGCCGAATTCTGCTGGCACGCGGCGCGCACCTACACGCTGGAGCGCAACCAATTTGGTCGGCCACTTGCCGCCAATCAGCTCATCCAGAAGAAACTGGCGGACATGCAGACAGAGATCACCCTTGGTCTTCACTCCTGCCTGCAGCTCGGTCGGAACTTTGACGCCAATACGGCAGCACCTGAGTCCATTTCTCTGATGAAGCGGAACAATTGCGGCAAAGCACTCGACATCGCTCGCGTTGCCCGCGACATGCATGGGGGCAACGGCATTTCCGACGAATATCATGTGATCCGCCATACAATGAACCTGGAAACGGTGAACACATATGAAGGTACACACGATATTCATGCGCTGATCCTAGGCCGTGCCCAGACTGGCATTCAGGCATTCTTCTGA
- a CDS encoding LysR family transcriptional regulator (Derived by automated computational analysis using gene prediction method: Protein Homology.), whose protein sequence is MVEIEPDWALYRSFLAVMRKGSLSAAATSLKLTQPTLGRHIDGLEAVLETALFTRSRMGLAPTDAALELLPHVEVMEAAAAALLRTSSGEAAEERGTVRITSSEIMGAEVLPEMLARFHMQYPHIDIELNLDDRQQDLLRRDADVALRMARPTQTALVAKHVGDARVNLYAHRSYLADHPLPGSLSEITGMSIIGYDDNSRILDLIRIGQLSVPPNTFTLRSDSELAQLALLRAGAGIGGCQAGIARRDADLQPVFHDQFEFTMEMWLAYHEDLRTSRRIRLLVDFLAVELQGYAEENAL, encoded by the coding sequence ATGGTTGAAATTGAACCAGACTGGGCACTCTATCGCTCCTTTCTCGCGGTCATGCGCAAGGGCAGTCTTTCAGCCGCCGCCACGTCGCTGAAGCTCACCCAGCCAACACTCGGGCGCCATATTGACGGCCTTGAGGCGGTGCTTGAGACAGCGCTCTTCACTCGGTCGCGCATGGGGCTCGCCCCAACGGACGCAGCCCTTGAGCTTCTCCCCCATGTGGAGGTGATGGAAGCCGCAGCCGCTGCCCTTCTGCGCACATCAAGCGGTGAAGCTGCGGAGGAACGCGGAACGGTGCGGATTACCTCAAGTGAAATTATGGGTGCGGAAGTGCTGCCGGAAATGCTCGCCCGCTTCCACATGCAATATCCCCACATAGACATTGAACTGAACCTGGATGATCGCCAGCAGGATCTGCTGAGGCGCGATGCGGACGTAGCTCTTCGAATGGCGCGGCCAACTCAGACTGCATTGGTGGCAAAACATGTCGGAGATGCGCGGGTCAATCTGTATGCCCATAGGTCCTATCTTGCCGACCACCCCTTGCCTGGCTCCCTATCAGAAATCACCGGCATGTCTATCATCGGATATGACGATAATTCTCGGATATTGGATCTCATCCGGATCGGGCAGCTTTCAGTTCCACCGAACACGTTTACGCTCCGCAGTGACTCCGAACTCGCTCAACTTGCCCTTTTGCGGGCCGGGGCGGGAATTGGGGGGTGTCAGGCCGGCATTGCGCGACGGGACGCTGATCTGCAGCCGGTTTTTCATGACCAATTCGAATTCACCATGGAAATGTGGCTTGCCTATCACGAGGACCTGAGAACCAGCAGACGCATCCGGCTCCTCGTCGACTTTCTAGCGGTTGAGCTTCAAGGCTATGCCGAGGAAAATGCCCTTTAA
- a CDS encoding SDR family NAD(P)-dependent oxidoreductase (Derived by automated computational analysis using gene prediction method: Protein Homology.) codes for MTQAIQSSSKTLLIIGATGGIGGEVAQAFARGGWTVRALARKPKEAAKKFKHLGVAEWQKGDALKSKDVLKAVRGVDAIFHGANPPGYQKWRERAVPMLANAIAAAKAENVRLLFPGNVYNFGPDAWPLLSEASPQNPLTNKGAIRVEMEQMMADAGVKSLTVRAGDFFGSHAPGSWLPNAIVKPGKEIKSVTYPGVHSKGHAWAYLPDLAETFRQLMEQENRLAENDIFHFRGHFFERGVDMAKAIARVAGDETMKVKKMPWGMIRLASPVVRMLRELREMRYLWQETVELDNAKLVAFLGEEPHTSLDLALSQSLEDMGCLNGTSSDITGRKVAV; via the coding sequence ATGACCCAAGCAATCCAGTCCTCGTCAAAGACTCTTCTCATCATCGGTGCCACCGGTGGCATAGGTGGTGAGGTCGCACAAGCCTTTGCCCGCGGCGGCTGGACTGTACGGGCGCTTGCTCGAAAGCCAAAAGAGGCCGCAAAAAAGTTCAAACATCTGGGCGTGGCTGAATGGCAGAAGGGCGATGCTTTGAAATCCAAAGATGTGCTGAAAGCCGTCAGAGGCGTGGACGCGATCTTCCACGGTGCCAATCCACCCGGATATCAGAAATGGCGTGAGCGTGCAGTACCGATGCTTGCCAACGCCATTGCTGCAGCGAAAGCTGAAAACGTCCGGCTGCTCTTCCCTGGCAATGTCTATAATTTTGGTCCAGATGCCTGGCCCTTGTTGTCTGAAGCGTCTCCACAAAATCCTCTGACCAACAAGGGCGCTATCCGGGTAGAGATGGAGCAGATGATGGCGGATGCGGGCGTCAAGTCGCTCACTGTTAGGGCCGGAGACTTCTTCGGTTCACACGCACCTGGCTCCTGGTTGCCGAATGCGATCGTGAAGCCCGGGAAAGAAATTAAATCCGTTACCTATCCGGGTGTGCATAGCAAAGGGCACGCCTGGGCCTATCTGCCGGACCTAGCCGAAACATTTCGACAGCTGATGGAACAGGAAAACCGTTTGGCAGAGAACGACATTTTCCATTTCCGCGGGCACTTCTTTGAGAGAGGTGTCGATATGGCAAAAGCCATTGCCCGGGTGGCAGGTGATGAGACCATGAAGGTTAAAAAAATGCCTTGGGGCATGATCCGCCTCGCTTCACCTGTCGTGCGCATGCTGCGCGAACTGCGTGAGATGCGATATCTCTGGCAAGAAACAGTCGAGCTCGATAACGCAAAGCTCGTCGCCTTCTTAGGCGAAGAGCCGCACACGTCACTTGACCTGGCGCTGTCCCAATCTCTTGAAGACATGGGGTGCCTTAACGGGACATCTTCTGACATTACAGGCAGGAAAGTGGCGGTTTAG
- a CDS encoding GGDEF domain-containing protein (Derived by automated computational analysis using gene prediction method: Protein Homology.): protein MRIVEQTLAEQMKFSDREIAKRKQLFDLKGEDVAILRSCKTAVVERLDWAIDEFYARQIDDPEIALIIGDSETLSRLKGAMRNYIVELFGGIYDNDYVNSRLRVGKVHWRIGVTPKFFLSALRRLNVVLCAIMDEISDTPIELHARKEAVQKILFFDSQLVFDTYINALSGEVTAAKDETAAYARGLEEEVARRTHQMKELTLTDELTGVNNKRAFGKHAKRKMTSAQRANRELSLLYIDINDFKLLNDTLGHQVGDDLLVKVARHLQGASRASDIVCRLGGDEFCILMPDAPASSALDIAERFAELMYEEASSPCGASVGIATTGPTQFCTVEELVTQADQSMYRAKQRNKGSGKPGLVCIDNPLLSSKDADSDLEDVQVLQNEAG from the coding sequence ATGAGGATTGTTGAACAAACACTTGCTGAGCAGATGAAATTTTCCGATCGAGAGATCGCAAAACGCAAACAGCTGTTTGATCTCAAGGGTGAAGATGTCGCCATATTACGGTCCTGCAAGACTGCAGTCGTTGAACGTTTGGATTGGGCGATTGACGAGTTCTACGCCAGGCAAATCGACGACCCGGAAATCGCCCTGATTATTGGTGATTCTGAAACACTCTCACGACTTAAAGGCGCCATGCGGAACTACATCGTCGAACTGTTTGGCGGTATTTATGACAATGACTATGTGAATTCCCGCCTGCGTGTTGGCAAAGTCCATTGGCGCATCGGCGTGACGCCAAAGTTCTTCCTCTCGGCGTTGAGGCGCCTGAATGTGGTTCTGTGTGCCATCATGGACGAAATCTCTGATACGCCGATCGAACTTCATGCGCGGAAAGAGGCGGTCCAAAAAATTCTCTTCTTCGACTCGCAGCTTGTTTTTGACACGTACATCAACGCGCTCAGCGGTGAAGTTACGGCAGCGAAAGACGAAACGGCAGCCTATGCGCGCGGCCTAGAAGAAGAGGTAGCGCGCCGCACTCACCAAATGAAAGAGCTTACCCTTACCGACGAACTCACCGGCGTGAACAATAAGCGCGCTTTTGGCAAACACGCCAAGCGGAAGATGACTAGCGCACAGCGTGCCAATCGCGAGCTGTCCCTGCTCTACATCGATATCAACGATTTCAAACTCCTCAACGACACGCTTGGACATCAGGTGGGCGACGATCTGCTGGTCAAGGTCGCGCGTCACCTTCAAGGCGCTTCGCGGGCGAGCGATATTGTCTGCCGTCTCGGTGGCGATGAGTTTTGCATTCTCATGCCGGATGCCCCCGCCTCCTCCGCACTCGACATCGCCGAACGGTTTGCGGAACTCATGTATGAAGAAGCCAGTTCGCCCTGCGGCGCCAGTGTGGGCATTGCGACGACAGGACCGACACAGTTTTGCACTGTCGAGGAGCTGGTCACCCAAGCAGACCAGAGCATGTACAGGGCCAAGCAGCGGAACAAAGGCAGCGGCAAGCCCGGCCTTGTATGCATCGACAATCCCCTGCTCTCTTCCAAGGACGCCGACAGCGACCTGGAAGACGTACAGGTACTCCAAAATGAAGCCGGTTAA
- a CDS encoding nitronate monooxygenase family protein (Derived by automated computational analysis using gene prediction method: Protein Homology.), with product MSLPPVLQNSLEIPVVGSPLFIVSGPELVIAQCKAGIVGSFPALNARPEPVLEEWIIRIKTELAEYQAANPDKKVAPFAVNQICHSSNNRLMHDMEVCTKHEVPIIITSLRPPAEIVEAAHSYGGKVFHDVINVKHAKKAAEQGVDGLILVCAGAGGHAGTLSPFALVREVKEWFDGTILLSGAISDGFSVASALALGADLAYIGSRFISTEEANADQAYKEALQKYAADDIIYSNLFTGVHGNYLAPSIADSGLDPNNLPTADKSKMNFGSGGNMKQKAWKDIWGCGQGIGLIDDAPPVADLVARMKAEFDEAREQFNAKAS from the coding sequence ATGTCGCTACCTCCCGTCCTACAGAATTCACTGGAAATCCCGGTGGTGGGCTCGCCACTCTTCATCGTGTCGGGACCAGAACTCGTCATCGCTCAATGTAAGGCTGGAATTGTTGGGTCCTTCCCAGCGCTGAACGCGCGTCCAGAACCTGTGCTGGAAGAGTGGATCATTCGCATCAAGACTGAGCTGGCAGAATATCAGGCGGCGAACCCTGACAAGAAGGTCGCGCCTTTCGCTGTCAATCAGATTTGCCATTCCTCCAATAACCGTTTGATGCATGACATGGAGGTTTGCACGAAGCACGAAGTGCCGATCATCATCACGTCTCTTCGTCCGCCTGCGGAGATTGTTGAAGCTGCGCACTCGTACGGTGGCAAAGTGTTCCACGATGTCATCAATGTGAAACATGCCAAGAAAGCAGCTGAACAAGGCGTTGATGGCTTGATCCTGGTATGCGCCGGTGCCGGTGGTCATGCCGGTACGCTCTCCCCCTTCGCGCTCGTCCGTGAAGTGAAGGAATGGTTCGACGGCACAATCCTCTTGTCCGGGGCAATCTCTGACGGCTTTTCTGTCGCTTCAGCTTTGGCGCTCGGCGCAGATCTTGCCTATATCGGATCGCGCTTCATCTCGACGGAAGAAGCAAATGCGGATCAGGCCTACAAAGAGGCCCTGCAGAAATACGCCGCTGATGACATTATCTACTCGAACCTCTTCACCGGCGTGCACGGCAATTACCTTGCTCCCTCCATCGCGGATTCAGGCCTCGACCCGAACAATCTGCCCACTGCGGACAAATCCAAAATGAACTTTGGATCTGGCGGCAACATGAAGCAGAAAGCCTGGAAAGACATTTGGGGCTGCGGTCAGGGCATTGGCCTTATTGACGATGCGCCGCCTGTGGCAGATCTCGTTGCTCGTATGAAGGCAGAGTTCGACGAAGCCCGCGAACAGTTCAACGCGAAGGCGAGCTAA